A window of Apium graveolens cultivar Ventura chromosome 8, ASM990537v1, whole genome shotgun sequence contains these coding sequences:
- the LOC141680274 gene encoding uncharacterized protein LOC141680274, translated as MTELLILSASLNPRDGYRSFNIENICKLAEKFYPEDFLGDEKIHLQCELQHYGLDVPVHPDLNNPSTLGDLCHGLVTTGKADMYPLVDRLLRLVLTLPTSTATSERAFSAMKIVKTSLRNRMEDEFLRDYLIVYIEKEIAETISAEEIIDSFYLIKESGGPVPVDIIVYFACLDIVSLLLVLVDLGFGGV; from the exons ATGACGGAGCTTCTCATTTTAAGTGCATCACTAAATCCTAGGGATGGTTACAGGTCTTTCAACATAGAGAACATTTGCAAGTTAGCTGAAAAGTTTTATCCAGAAGATTTTTTGGGAGATGAAAAAATCCATCTACAGTGTGAACTACAACATTATGGGTTAGATGTTCCGGTTCATCCAGATTTGAACAATCCGTCTACTCTTGGTGATTTATGTCATGGATTGGTAACCACAGGGAAAGCTGACATGTATCCATTAGTTGATAGACTATTAAGGCTTGTCTTGACTCTTCCAACATCTACTGCAACATCTGAACGAGCTTTTTCTGCTATGAAAATAGTGAAAACAAGTCTTCGCAATCGAATGGAAGATGAATTTCTTAGGGATTATTTGATAGTGTATATTGAAAAGGAGATTGCGGAGACCATTTCTGCCGAGGAGATCattgattctttttatttgaTCAAAGAAAG TGGTGGTCCTGTGCCTGTGGATATTATTGTTTATTTTGCGTGTCTAGATATTGTTAGTCTTCTTCTG GTTTTAGTTGATCTTGGATTTGGAGGAGTTTAG